From Nicotiana tabacum cultivar K326 chromosome 15, ASM71507v2, whole genome shotgun sequence, the proteins below share one genomic window:
- the LOC107830490 gene encoding bidirectional sugar transporter SWEET17-like isoform X1, whose protein sequence is MEIVALVIGVIGNIISVLMFLSPVGTFIRIVKNQSTEEFDSLPYICTLLSSSLWTYYGIIKPGSFLVSTTNGFGVAVEIIYVSLFLLFAPPKMRLKTAVLVVVLNVVFSATAILLAHFGSHGEMRIDVIGFLCSALNIVMYSSPLSVVKTVVTTKSVEYMPFLLSLFFFLNGGVWTLYALLVRDWFLGVPNGIGCLLGTAQLVIYAIYRKGKSVKHTADLEEGGQIEHLLPPSATTNIGE, encoded by the exons ATGGAAATCGTAGCTCTTGTCATCGGAGTGATAG GCAACATCATCTCAGTTCTCATGTTTCTTTCTCCGGT AGGGACATTCATTAGGATAGTGAAGAATCAATCGACTGAGGAATTTGATAGCCTTCCATACATTTGTACACTGCTAAGTTCATCGTTGTGGACTTACTATGGAATTATAAAGCCAGGGAGTTTTCTTGTATCCACTACCAATGGTTTTGGAGTCGCCGTTGAGATTATATACGTGTCCTTGTTCCTTCTATTTGCTCCTCCAAAGATGAGA TTAAAGACTGCGGTACTAGTTGTGGTTTTAAATGTGGTGTTTTCAGCGACAGCTATTCTGTTGGCACATTTTGGATCTCATGGGGAGATGAGAATTGATGTTATTGGTTTCTTGTGCTCAGCTCTAAATATTGTCATGTATAGTTCCCCTCTTAGCGTGGTG AAAACAGTGGTGACAACAAAGAGCGTTGAGTACATGCCATTCCTTCtctcacttttctttttcttaaatggTGGAGTTTGGACTTTGTACGCCTTGCTTGTACGAGATTGGTTTCTTGGA GTACCAAACGGGATAGGATGTCTGCTGGGAACGGCACAGCTAGTGATATATGCCATTTACCGAAAGGGTAAATCAGTGAAGCACACAGCTGACTTGGAGGAAGGAGGACAGATAGAGCATCTTCTTCCACCTTCTGCCACCACAAATATTGGAGAGTGA
- the LOC107830490 gene encoding bidirectional sugar transporter SWEET17-like isoform X3 yields MEIVALVIGVIGNIISVLMFLSPVGTFIRIVKNQSTEEFDSLPYICTLLSSSLWTYYGIIKPGSFLVSTTNGFGVAVEIIYVSLFLLFAPPKMRLKTAVLVVVLNVVFSATAILLAHFGSHGEMRIDVIGFLCSALNIVMYSSPLSVVKTVVTTKSVEYMPFLLSLFFFLNGGVWTLYALLVRDWFLGEPWDKASFLYEYLLNDVSIG; encoded by the exons ATGGAAATCGTAGCTCTTGTCATCGGAGTGATAG GCAACATCATCTCAGTTCTCATGTTTCTTTCTCCGGT AGGGACATTCATTAGGATAGTGAAGAATCAATCGACTGAGGAATTTGATAGCCTTCCATACATTTGTACACTGCTAAGTTCATCGTTGTGGACTTACTATGGAATTATAAAGCCAGGGAGTTTTCTTGTATCCACTACCAATGGTTTTGGAGTCGCCGTTGAGATTATATACGTGTCCTTGTTCCTTCTATTTGCTCCTCCAAAGATGAGA TTAAAGACTGCGGTACTAGTTGTGGTTTTAAATGTGGTGTTTTCAGCGACAGCTATTCTGTTGGCACATTTTGGATCTCATGGGGAGATGAGAATTGATGTTATTGGTTTCTTGTGCTCAGCTCTAAATATTGTCATGTATAGTTCCCCTCTTAGCGTGGTG AAAACAGTGGTGACAACAAAGAGCGTTGAGTACATGCCATTCCTTCtctcacttttctttttcttaaatggTGGAGTTTGGACTTTGTACGCCTTGCTTGTACGAGATTGGTTTCTTGGA GAACCTTGGGACAAGGCTTCATTCCTTTATGAGTACCTGCTAAATGATGTTTCAATCGGTTGA
- the LOC107830490 gene encoding bidirectional sugar transporter SWEET17-like isoform X2 gives MEIVALVIGVIGNIISVLMFLSPVGTFIRIVKNQSTEEFDSLPYICTLLSSSLWTYYGIIKPGSFLVSTTNGFGVAVEIIYVSLFLLFAPPKMRLKTAVLVVVLNVVFSATAILLAHFGSHGEMRIDVIGFLCSALNIVMYSSPLSVVKTVVTTKSVEYMPFLLSLFFFLNGGVWTLYALLVRDWFLGQEPWDKASFLYEYLLNDVSIG, from the exons ATGGAAATCGTAGCTCTTGTCATCGGAGTGATAG GCAACATCATCTCAGTTCTCATGTTTCTTTCTCCGGT AGGGACATTCATTAGGATAGTGAAGAATCAATCGACTGAGGAATTTGATAGCCTTCCATACATTTGTACACTGCTAAGTTCATCGTTGTGGACTTACTATGGAATTATAAAGCCAGGGAGTTTTCTTGTATCCACTACCAATGGTTTTGGAGTCGCCGTTGAGATTATATACGTGTCCTTGTTCCTTCTATTTGCTCCTCCAAAGATGAGA TTAAAGACTGCGGTACTAGTTGTGGTTTTAAATGTGGTGTTTTCAGCGACAGCTATTCTGTTGGCACATTTTGGATCTCATGGGGAGATGAGAATTGATGTTATTGGTTTCTTGTGCTCAGCTCTAAATATTGTCATGTATAGTTCCCCTCTTAGCGTGGTG AAAACAGTGGTGACAACAAAGAGCGTTGAGTACATGCCATTCCTTCtctcacttttctttttcttaaatggTGGAGTTTGGACTTTGTACGCCTTGCTTGTACGAGATTGGTTTCTTGGA CAGGAACCTTGGGACAAGGCTTCATTCCTTTATGAGTACCTGCTAAATGATGTTTCAATCGGTTGA